A single region of the Gemmatimonadaceae bacterium genome encodes:
- a CDS encoding V4R domain-containing protein has product MAHSIDLPANAMVGMTRETLVALCASLLRENGPQAAMHLQNAGYAGGATLFDAFTEWLKAGGYGAPEAQPATRFGQRATQFFGELGWGSLELGTVGDSVATVDSGDWAEADASTGLEFPGCYLTTGLFADFFGRLAGSPLAVMEVECRSMGAQRCRFLIASAEVMQHVYDAMGNGMAYDAAVASAG; this is encoded by the coding sequence ATGGCGCACTCGATCGACCTGCCGGCAAATGCGATGGTGGGAATGACGCGCGAGACGCTCGTCGCACTGTGTGCTTCCCTGCTCCGCGAAAACGGGCCGCAAGCTGCGATGCATCTGCAGAATGCCGGTTACGCCGGCGGCGCGACGCTGTTCGACGCATTCACGGAATGGTTGAAAGCGGGCGGGTATGGTGCGCCCGAGGCACAACCCGCGACCAGGTTCGGTCAGAGGGCAACGCAATTTTTCGGAGAGCTCGGCTGGGGCTCGCTCGAGCTGGGCACCGTGGGCGACTCGGTCGCGACGGTCGACAGCGGCGATTGGGCCGAGGCCGATGCGTCGACGGGTCTCGAGTTCCCTGGCTGCTATCTCACGACGGGGCTATTCGCCGACTTCTTCGGCCGTCTCGCGGGCAGCCCGCTGGCGGTGATGGAGGTCGAGTGCCGGTCGATGGGTGCGCAGCGCTGCCGCTTTCTCATCGCGAGCGCCGAAGTGATGCAGCACGTCTACGACGCTATGGGCAATGGCATGGCGTACGATGCTGCTGTCGCGAGCGCAGGATAG
- a CDS encoding anion transporter has protein sequence MTSIRLAILLVTYLLIAAQGLRWLRLSRPAASLLGAVAMVSIGGLALPDAYAAIDMNVIVFLLGVLLLTAYLEIGGFFEWIAARIVRYAHAPTSLLAVVVGVSGLLSAFFVNDTICLVLPALVLAVVRPLGLRPLPYLLGIALGSNVGSAMTPTGNPQNMLIGVSSGIPFARFVGLLALPSVGGLAIVFAVLAVVHRRDFSGPVRRLTAGETLVVEHPFDRALVTKALLLFAGALAGWLAGLSMPLVAISAAALLIAVARRDPTQAFANVEWELLLFFAALFVVMRGVRDVPLVQELTSASAAHLSGARLHDASVVTAAMLALSNLVSNVPAVILWLPIAPRTAHPEFVWVVMAMSSTFAGNLTLIGSMANLIVAERAGARGEHIGFVDYLKVGVPATIGTMLWGILWVVIFAR, from the coding sequence GTGACCTCGATTCGCCTCGCGATTCTACTCGTTACGTATCTGCTCATCGCCGCTCAGGGGCTGCGGTGGCTGCGCCTGAGCCGGCCCGCGGCATCGCTGCTCGGCGCCGTGGCGATGGTGAGCATCGGCGGGCTCGCGCTGCCCGATGCATACGCAGCGATCGACATGAATGTCATCGTCTTTCTCCTCGGCGTGCTACTCCTCACGGCGTACCTCGAGATCGGTGGCTTCTTCGAGTGGATCGCAGCCAGGATCGTTAGGTATGCGCACGCGCCGACGTCGCTGCTTGCCGTGGTCGTCGGCGTGAGCGGGCTCTTGTCGGCCTTTTTCGTCAACGACACAATCTGTCTCGTGCTGCCGGCGCTCGTGCTCGCCGTCGTGCGGCCGCTCGGCCTCCGGCCGTTGCCGTACCTCCTTGGCATCGCACTCGGCTCCAACGTCGGAAGTGCAATGACGCCCACGGGGAATCCGCAGAACATGCTCATCGGCGTCTCGAGCGGCATCCCCTTCGCGCGATTCGTCGGACTGCTGGCCCTGCCATCGGTCGGCGGACTTGCCATCGTCTTTGCGGTACTGGCCGTCGTGCATCGGCGTGATTTTTCCGGACCAGTCCGTCGCCTAACGGCCGGCGAGACATTGGTCGTCGAGCATCCCTTCGATCGCGCGCTCGTAACGAAGGCGCTCCTGCTCTTTGCCGGTGCGCTTGCGGGCTGGCTCGCCGGGTTGTCGATGCCGCTCGTTGCGATCTCCGCCGCGGCGCTACTCATCGCCGTCGCGCGGCGCGACCCCACCCAGGCGTTCGCGAACGTCGAGTGGGAGTTGCTGCTGTTCTTCGCGGCGCTCTTTGTCGTCATGCGTGGCGTGCGAGATGTGCCGCTGGTACAGGAGTTGACCTCTGCCAGCGCGGCACATTTGTCAGGCGCGCGTCTTCACGATGCCAGTGTGGTGACCGCGGCGATGCTCGCACTCTCGAACCTCGTATCGAACGTGCCTGCGGTCATTCTCTGGCTTCCGATCGCGCCGCGAACCGCGCATCCGGAGTTCGTGTGGGTCGTGATGGCAATGAGCTCGACCTTCGCCGGGAACCTCACGCTGATCGGCTCGATGGCCAACCTCATCGTTGCCGAGCGCGCGGGCGCGCGCGGAGAGCACATTGGATTCGTCGACTATCTCAAAGTGGGAGTACCGGCGACGATCGGGACCATGTTATGGGGAATTCTCTGGGTCGTCATATTCGCGAGATGA
- a CDS encoding GAF domain-containing protein, with protein MSQSNSTRGATTGNDPSASNPGSPTSEASFGHDDEVARLRSRVAELQRERDHLVAVVDILQEISSSLHFVDILQSIARKLGDAFGLDRCAIFLAGEKDEVRLVASYEDPAIRNLVVDLNRYPELKRAFDSKETVFIPDATTDPMLRSIKSALDTRNVRSIVVVPIQWQGTVIGAIFLRTERDAEPFSDADVHFCQVVASLTAKALRNAHRFETLMRSQKGANEVQRRSELQRIALIGFVRRLLDRYATTEDHMWAETLLPKASDQELDRLVSVAMQVLEEESRG; from the coding sequence ATGAGTCAGAGCAACTCGACGAGGGGAGCAACGACCGGGAACGACCCATCGGCGAGCAATCCGGGGTCGCCGACGTCGGAGGCGAGCTTCGGCCATGACGACGAGGTGGCGCGGCTGCGAAGCCGCGTCGCCGAGCTCCAGCGCGAGCGCGATCATCTCGTTGCAGTCGTCGACATTCTGCAGGAAATCTCCTCATCACTGCACTTCGTCGACATTTTACAGAGCATTGCTCGCAAACTCGGCGATGCGTTTGGGCTCGACCGCTGCGCGATCTTTCTCGCCGGCGAGAAGGACGAAGTGCGGCTCGTCGCGAGCTACGAAGATCCGGCGATTCGCAATCTGGTCGTCGATCTGAATCGCTACCCGGAATTGAAGCGCGCCTTCGACTCGAAGGAGACCGTCTTCATTCCGGATGCAACGACGGATCCGATGCTGCGCTCGATCAAATCGGCGCTCGATACACGGAATGTGCGATCGATCGTCGTCGTGCCGATTCAATGGCAGGGCACGGTGATCGGAGCGATTTTTCTGCGCACGGAGCGCGACGCCGAGCCGTTCTCCGACGCAGACGTGCATTTCTGCCAGGTTGTCGCGTCGCTCACGGCGAAGGCGCTGCGCAACGCGCATCGGTTCGAGACCCTGATGCGCTCGCAGAAGGGAGCGAACGAAGTTCAGCGGCGGTCCGAGCTGCAGCGCATCGCGCTGATCGGTTTTGTTCGGCGCCTCCTGGATCGTTACGCAACCACGGAAGATCATATGTGGGCGGAAACGCTCTTACCGAAGGCCTCCGATCAGGAGCTGGACCGCCTGGTGTCGGTCGCGATGCAGGTCCTCGAAGAAGAGTCACGGGGCTAG
- a CDS encoding tetratricopeptide repeat protein, with product MKPQRLDYLSEALALERQGDFDAALTSYRLALRDRPNDPKILQNMAIAFSKTGRLDDAIRCYRRSLEIAPQLSGSHYGLAFLLLKRNDRASAEKHLQAFLAKPPSSPEAERWVRHAEMTLEELRSGVDTISEEPKP from the coding sequence ATGAAGCCGCAACGCCTCGATTATCTGAGCGAGGCGCTCGCACTGGAGCGGCAGGGTGACTTTGACGCCGCACTGACGTCGTATCGTTTGGCGCTACGCGATCGGCCGAATGATCCGAAGATACTGCAGAACATGGCAATCGCTTTTTCCAAGACCGGTCGCTTGGATGACGCGATCCGGTGTTATCGTCGTTCGTTGGAGATCGCGCCGCAGTTGTCGGGTTCGCACTACGGGCTCGCGTTCCTCCTCCTCAAGCGCAACGACCGCGCTTCGGCGGAGAAGCACCTGCAAGCATTTCTGGCGAAACCGCCTTCGAGTCCGGAGGCGGAGCGCTGGGTGCGGCACGCAGAAATGACGCTGGAGGAACTGCGCTCCGGCGTCGATACCATCTCGGAGGAACCAAAGCCGTAA
- a CDS encoding ParA family protein produces MGRVLAIVSQKGGVGKTTTAINLAVAMARRGVKTLLVDVDPQGSVRYGLGMLAPHYRMGVSDYLNGQIEMQEIIRATALPWLRVALAGTIADGGTHEDYHVRFASSARFEELLTRARERGYVVVIDTPPGLGPIVQRVLTNSDHVLVPLQCEPAAVQTTAQILRGIRGVVSQNQQLTFDGILLTMYEPGNAVSERVAAHVRAQLPQLVFDVAVPRTIASVDAVAAGQPVVLRAPNDPASRAYTTLADQLAPRLQ; encoded by the coding sequence GTGGGGCGCGTGCTCGCGATTGTCAGCCAAAAGGGGGGCGTGGGGAAAACGACGACGGCAATCAATCTCGCCGTCGCGATGGCTCGCCGCGGCGTGAAGACGCTGCTCGTCGACGTGGACCCACAGGGATCCGTGCGATACGGGCTCGGAATGCTCGCGCCGCATTATCGAATGGGAGTTTCGGATTATCTCAACGGCCAGATCGAGATGCAGGAGATCATCCGCGCGACGGCGCTGCCGTGGTTGCGGGTGGCGCTGGCGGGCACGATCGCGGACGGTGGGACACATGAGGATTATCACGTCCGCTTTGCAAGCTCCGCTCGCTTCGAGGAATTGCTGACGCGTGCCCGGGAGCGCGGCTACGTCGTCGTGATCGACACGCCGCCGGGACTCGGACCGATCGTGCAGCGGGTGCTGACCAACAGCGATCACGTCCTCGTGCCGCTGCAGTGCGAGCCGGCAGCGGTGCAGACGACGGCGCAGATTCTGCGCGGTATTCGCGGCGTGGTCAGTCAGAACCAGCAGCTCACCTTCGACGGAATCCTGCTCACGATGTACGAGCCGGGCAATGCCGTGTCGGAGCGCGTCGCGGCGCACGTGCGCGCGCAGCTCCCACAGCTCGTCTTCGACGTGGCGGTGCCAAGGACGATCGCTTCCGTGGATGCGGTGGCCGCTGGCCAGCCGGTGGTGCTGCGCGCACCTAACGACCCGGCGTCCCGCGCGTACACGACGCTCGCCGACCAGTTGGCACCGCGGCTGCAGTGA
- a CDS encoding phosphoribosyltransferase family protein — MAPRRTSVEHSKGVFNVEWPLFGELSRALALKVSRAYDPEIVIGIATAGVIPGAVIAAILDREFHSIVVSRRYGADAPRDIPAVLGGVPSAVRNRRVLIVDETCDSGDTMRLAVSALTSAGAAAVRTAVGFKTGSYEPDFHSIATESTIVLPWDREILIDGELVTNPLYAGVLGT, encoded by the coding sequence ATGGCACCTCGCCGCACTTCCGTCGAACACTCCAAGGGCGTCTTCAACGTCGAGTGGCCGCTCTTTGGCGAGCTGTCGCGAGCGCTGGCCCTCAAAGTCTCGCGCGCCTACGATCCTGAAATCGTCATCGGCATCGCTACCGCCGGCGTCATTCCAGGCGCCGTGATCGCAGCGATCCTCGATCGTGAGTTTCATTCGATCGTCGTCAGCCGCCGTTATGGTGCCGACGCGCCACGCGACATACCTGCCGTGCTCGGCGGCGTCCCGTCGGCGGTTCGAAATCGACGTGTCCTCATCGTCGACGAGACGTGCGACAGCGGCGACACGATGCGTCTCGCGGTCAGCGCGCTCACCAGCGCTGGCGCCGCGGCCGTGCGCACCGCCGTCGGATTCAAGACCGGATCGTACGAGCCCGACTTTCATTCCATCGCGACGGAGAGCACGATCGTGCTGCCCTGGGATCGCGAGATCCTCATCGACGGCGAGTTGGTTACGAATCCACTCTACGCAGGCGTGCTCGGGACGTAG
- the ligA gene encoding NAD-dependent DNA ligase LigA, whose protein sequence is MTDVHHDLAARAKWLREEIERANYEYYVLDAPTQSDAEYDRLMRELKEIEEQHPTLRTPDSPTQRVGAEPQSQLTKHQHLVPMLSLGNAFNEDELAAWEERIVRIAGEEVRRAGYNCELKIDGAAVSLTYEDGILVTGATRGNGTIGEDVTPNIRTIHEIPLRLKGSGHPPLMEIRGEVYMPFSGFEKMNEERVKAGEPVYANPRNSASGSLRMLDSSITASRPLRFFGYAIAVPTGVRLAIERQSELLDLLAEWGIPVAPNRQCCGSLQEAHEWARALESRIRASLDFAIDGGVVKVDKLSLWEELGIVAREPRYAIARKFAPDIAETKLLSIEVNVGRTGALNPFAMLEPVEIGGATVKLATLHNFDLIRDKDLRPGDWVQVKRAGEVIPQVIGPIPERRDPNEPPKRVRAPTHCPVCRTPVERDEEEVAIYCPNVACPGRQLEGLVHFASRGAMDIRGLSYARIEQLINAELIHDVGDLYSVTADQLLELEGFAQKSAQQLVAAIEASKAQPLSRLLFGLGIRHVGATAAELLARHFGDLPAISEASADDILAIRGIGETIAVAVTAFFDDASARKLVKKLAGAGVNFTEPKQVVASGAFKGLAVVITGTLPTLSRTAATELIEAQGGRVTSSVSKATDFVVVGDDAGSKLEKARTLGVETIDEAELLRRVGMTEAETS, encoded by the coding sequence TTGACGGACGTCCATCACGATCTCGCCGCGCGCGCCAAGTGGCTTCGCGAAGAGATCGAGCGCGCCAACTACGAGTACTACGTCCTCGACGCACCGACTCAATCGGACGCCGAGTACGATCGGCTCATGCGCGAGTTGAAGGAGATCGAGGAGCAGCACCCGACGCTCCGGACGCCGGATTCCCCGACGCAGCGTGTGGGCGCGGAGCCGCAGAGCCAGCTCACGAAGCATCAGCACCTCGTGCCGATGTTGTCGTTAGGCAATGCGTTCAACGAGGACGAGCTTGCGGCATGGGAGGAGCGCATCGTCCGCATCGCGGGTGAGGAAGTGCGTCGCGCCGGATACAACTGCGAACTCAAGATCGACGGCGCGGCGGTGAGTCTCACCTACGAGGACGGAATTCTCGTCACCGGCGCGACGCGCGGAAACGGCACGATCGGCGAGGACGTCACGCCAAACATCCGCACGATTCACGAGATCCCGCTCCGACTCAAGGGCAGCGGACACCCGCCGCTCATGGAGATTCGTGGCGAGGTCTACATGCCCTTCAGCGGATTCGAGAAGATGAACGAGGAGCGCGTGAAAGCCGGCGAGCCCGTGTACGCCAATCCGCGGAACTCGGCGTCCGGATCGCTCCGCATGCTCGACTCGTCGATCACGGCGTCGCGGCCGCTGCGATTCTTCGGCTATGCCATCGCGGTCCCAACCGGAGTGCGGCTCGCGATCGAGCGGCAGTCGGAACTACTCGACCTGTTGGCCGAGTGGGGTATTCCGGTCGCGCCGAACCGTCAGTGCTGCGGATCGCTCCAGGAAGCACACGAATGGGCGCGCGCGCTCGAATCACGGATCCGCGCCTCTCTCGATTTCGCGATCGACGGCGGCGTCGTGAAGGTGGACAAGCTCTCGCTGTGGGAGGAGCTCGGCATCGTCGCGCGAGAGCCTCGTTATGCAATCGCGCGCAAGTTCGCGCCGGACATCGCCGAGACGAAGCTCCTCTCGATCGAGGTGAACGTTGGGCGCACGGGGGCGCTCAATCCATTCGCGATGCTCGAGCCGGTCGAGATCGGGGGCGCGACGGTGAAGCTCGCGACGCTGCACAACTTCGACCTGATACGCGACAAGGATCTGCGACCGGGCGACTGGGTTCAGGTCAAGCGAGCCGGCGAGGTGATCCCCCAGGTGATCGGGCCGATCCCGGAGCGGCGCGACCCTAACGAGCCGCCGAAGAGGGTTCGCGCGCCGACGCACTGCCCGGTGTGCAGGACTCCCGTCGAACGAGACGAGGAGGAGGTCGCGATCTACTGTCCGAACGTCGCGTGTCCAGGACGGCAGCTCGAGGGTCTCGTCCATTTTGCGTCACGCGGGGCAATGGACATCCGCGGTCTTTCGTACGCTCGCATCGAGCAGCTCATCAATGCAGAGCTGATCCACGACGTCGGCGATCTGTACTCGGTGACGGCTGACCAGCTACTCGAGCTGGAGGGCTTCGCGCAGAAGAGCGCTCAGCAGCTCGTCGCCGCCATCGAGGCGTCGAAAGCCCAGCCGCTCTCGAGGCTCCTCTTTGGCCTCGGTATTCGGCATGTCGGCGCGACGGCCGCAGAGCTTCTCGCCAGGCACTTCGGGGATTTACCCGCGATCTCCGAGGCGTCCGCCGACGATATCCTCGCAATTCGCGGCATCGGCGAAACGATCGCCGTCGCGGTCACCGCGTTCTTCGACGACGCGTCGGCGCGGAAGCTCGTGAAGAAGCTGGCCGGCGCGGGCGTCAATTTCACTGAGCCGAAGCAGGTCGTTGCCAGCGGTGCCTTCAAAGGTCTCGCAGTCGTCATCACGGGAACCCTGCCGACGCTTTCGCGCACGGCGGCTACGGAGTTGATTGAGGCGCAGGGGGGCCGCGTCACGAGCAGCGTGTCGAAGGCGACGGACTTCGTCGTCGTTGGCGACGACGCCGGCAGCAAATTGGAGAAAGCACGCACACTCGGCGTCGAGACCATTGACGAAGCCGAGCTTCTACGACGAGTGGGTATGACCGAAGCGGAGACCAGCTGA
- a CDS encoding long-chain fatty acid--CoA ligase, with amino-acid sequence MIASGGPRNSAPGTLNHLFFEAVRKFDRPDALQVKVGSTYQPISHRTLAERVRRAALGLHALGIKQGERVAILSENRPEWAIADYACLTAALTDVPIYPNLPPDQVAYILRDCGATAIFVSTAAQADKIRQIRRECPALHTVIGFSATRNDGVDLTMTELEAKGTAAESPASIAAYRSGADMVRPDDVATIIYTSGTTGEPKGVMLSHDNIYSNVVASAVQIPFAGKDSCLSFLPLSHIFERMAGHYLMLHVGASIAYAESIDTVPIDMQAVKPSLVLSVPRLYEKMYARVLENALAGGAIKKRIFFWARGVAERWATEKLAGRSPGGFLAMQYSIAQKLVFSKLKARTGGQLRYFVSGGAPLAPEINKFFYAAGLVILEGYGLTETSPVIAVNTPSAFRIGTVGKPVPGVEVMIAGDGEICTRGPHVMKGYYNKPDATREAIDDEGWFHTGDIGELEDDFLRITDRKKDIIATAGGKKIAPQPIENKVKTNKYVSQAVMIGDKRRFPVLLVVPNWEQLEKWARYRNIIWTDRAQLLQMPTVHAKMEKEVGEELQGLARFEMPKKIALLENDFSIERGELTPTLKVKRRVIDQTYKSVIDALYVDEGEPAGV; translated from the coding sequence ATGATCGCTAGCGGTGGCCCGCGGAATTCGGCACCAGGCACGCTCAACCACCTCTTCTTCGAGGCCGTGCGGAAGTTCGACCGGCCGGACGCGCTGCAGGTGAAAGTTGGCAGCACATATCAGCCGATCTCGCACCGCACGCTCGCCGAACGCGTGCGTCGCGCTGCACTCGGCCTGCACGCGTTAGGCATCAAGCAGGGCGAGCGGGTCGCGATCCTTTCCGAGAATCGCCCGGAGTGGGCAATTGCCGATTACGCGTGCCTCACCGCGGCGCTCACGGACGTCCCGATCTACCCGAATCTGCCGCCCGACCAGGTCGCGTACATCCTGCGCGACTGCGGAGCCACGGCGATCTTCGTGTCGACGGCGGCCCAGGCCGACAAGATCAGACAGATCCGTCGCGAGTGTCCAGCGCTGCATACGGTGATCGGCTTCAGCGCAACGCGCAACGACGGCGTCGACCTGACGATGACGGAGCTGGAGGCGAAAGGCACGGCGGCGGAGTCGCCGGCGTCGATCGCCGCGTACCGCAGCGGCGCCGACATGGTGCGTCCGGACGATGTCGCGACGATCATCTACACGTCAGGGACGACGGGTGAGCCGAAGGGCGTCATGCTCAGTCATGACAACATCTACTCGAACGTTGTGGCTAGCGCGGTTCAAATACCTTTCGCTGGCAAGGACAGCTGCCTCAGCTTTCTGCCGCTGTCGCACATCTTCGAACGAATGGCCGGGCACTATCTGATGCTGCACGTCGGCGCGTCGATCGCGTATGCGGAGTCGATCGACACGGTGCCGATCGACATGCAGGCGGTGAAGCCAAGCCTCGTGCTATCCGTCCCGCGCCTGTACGAGAAGATGTATGCGCGTGTGCTCGAGAACGCGCTTGCGGGCGGGGCGATCAAGAAGCGGATCTTTTTCTGGGCGCGTGGCGTCGCCGAACGTTGGGCGACGGAGAAGCTCGCTGGTCGTTCGCCCGGCGGTTTCCTGGCGATGCAGTATTCGATCGCGCAGAAACTGGTCTTCTCGAAGCTCAAGGCACGAACCGGCGGCCAGCTTCGCTACTTCGTGTCGGGCGGTGCGCCGCTCGCGCCCGAGATCAACAAGTTCTTCTATGCCGCAGGACTCGTGATTCTCGAGGGATACGGCTTGACCGAGACGTCGCCGGTAATTGCGGTGAACACGCCGTCGGCGTTCCGCATCGGCACCGTCGGCAAGCCAGTTCCAGGCGTCGAAGTCATGATCGCCGGGGACGGCGAGATCTGCACGCGCGGTCCGCACGTGATGAAGGGTTACTACAACAAGCCCGACGCGACGCGCGAAGCGATCGATGACGAGGGCTGGTTCCACACCGGCGATATCGGCGAGCTCGAAGACGACTTCCTCCGCATCACGGATCGCAAGAAGGACATCATCGCGACGGCCGGTGGTAAAAAGATCGCGCCGCAACCGATCGAGAATAAAGTCAAGACCAATAAGTACGTGTCGCAAGCCGTGATGATCGGCGACAAGCGCAGGTTTCCGGTGCTGCTCGTCGTTCCGAACTGGGAGCAACTCGAGAAATGGGCGCGTTACAGGAATATCATCTGGACCGACCGCGCACAGTTACTCCAGATGCCGACGGTGCACGCGAAGATGGAGAAGGAAGTTGGCGAAGAGCTGCAGGGACTCGCGCGCTTCGAGATGCCGAAGAAGATCGCGCTACTCGAGAATGATTTCTCGATCGAGCGCGGGGAGCTGACGCCGACCTTGAAGGTGAAGCGGAGAGTGATCGATCAGACGTACAAGTCGGTCATCGACGCGCTCTACGTCGACGAAGGGGAGCCCGCCGGCGTGTGA
- a CDS encoding YdcF family protein codes for MTTTRPSGSPLRSTDELTRLRMCLGGACALIAWLAFGALTGVGKTPSLLYPLALVVTLAGALLALTRAGVLLWAATALAVGSFCLVAMTPFVTTVLPTKNLVRNDKLSKDSLGAVIVLSTGITPDSLLAPEALDRLLTGLALMRDSIAPVLVVTQPRRQSDGITAAPDQARVRALVLRPFPMLTVDSVHVTHDEAVGAWRLLHQRGVTRVAVVTSPLHTRRACATFEHVGFTVSCVAAASRVYSVDRAQSADDRLDLFRAWLYEWAAWIEYRGRGWVTR; via the coding sequence ATGACGACGACACGCCCGTCAGGATCACCCCTGCGCTCGACCGACGAGCTGACTCGCCTGCGCATGTGCTTGGGCGGCGCCTGCGCGCTGATCGCGTGGCTCGCCTTCGGGGCTCTGACCGGCGTGGGCAAGACGCCGTCGCTTCTCTACCCTCTTGCACTCGTCGTCACGCTCGCGGGCGCACTGCTGGCGCTCACGCGAGCAGGGGTGCTGCTCTGGGCAGCGACGGCGCTGGCGGTCGGCTCCTTCTGCCTCGTCGCCATGACGCCCTTCGTCACCACGGTGTTGCCGACGAAGAACCTCGTTCGCAACGACAAGCTGTCGAAGGACTCGCTCGGCGCCGTCATCGTGCTCTCGACCGGGATTACCCCAGACTCACTGCTCGCGCCCGAGGCACTCGACCGTCTCCTCACGGGGCTCGCGCTGATGCGCGATAGCATCGCGCCCGTGCTCGTCGTCACGCAGCCACGCCGACAAAGCGACGGTATCACGGCCGCTCCCGATCAGGCTCGGGTGCGCGCGCTCGTCCTGCGTCCTTTCCCGATGTTGACGGTCGACTCCGTGCACGTGACACACGACGAAGCCGTCGGCGCGTGGCGGCTCCTTCATCAGCGCGGCGTCACGCGCGTGGCGGTCGTCACCTCACCGCTGCATACCCGCCGCGCCTGCGCGACTTTCGAGCACGTCGGCTTCACCGTCAGCTGTGTGGCGGCGGCCTCTCGCGTGTACTCGGTGGATCGCGCTCAATCCGCCGACGATCGGCTCGATCTCTTTCGCGCGTGGTTGTACGAATGGGCGGCGTGGATCGAGTATCGAGGTCGCGGCTGGGTGACTCGTTAG
- a CDS encoding SDR family oxidoreductase, which yields MSATPLAGHRAVVTGASRGIGLSIATALAEAGASLTLMARDERALDKLASKLGARALPCDVGDGAAVERAITAIERDGAFPHILVNNAGLFRPAAIDATTPEALTAALDVNLVAPFRLVRAFLPAMLERGAGHIVSIGSIADHTSFPENAAYGASKHGLRALHDVLRAELHGTGVRITLISPGPVDTSLWDEIDPDSREGFTPRSRMLLPNAVAAAVLFALTQPPDVDIELIRLSRS from the coding sequence GTGAGCGCCACGCCGCTCGCCGGTCATCGCGCCGTCGTCACCGGCGCATCGCGCGGCATCGGCCTCTCCATCGCGACCGCGCTCGCCGAAGCGGGCGCGAGTCTCACGCTGATGGCTCGTGACGAGCGCGCGCTCGACAAGCTGGCGTCGAAGCTCGGTGCGCGCGCGTTGCCATGCGACGTTGGCGACGGCGCAGCGGTCGAGCGCGCCATCACTGCCATCGAACGCGATGGCGCCTTCCCGCACATTCTCGTCAACAACGCGGGACTTTTCCGTCCCGCGGCGATCGACGCGACGACGCCCGAGGCGCTCACCGCTGCGCTCGACGTCAATCTCGTCGCGCCCTTCCGGCTCGTGCGCGCGTTCCTGCCCGCGATGCTCGAGCGCGGCGCCGGGCACATCGTGAGCATCGGCTCGATTGCCGATCATACGAGCTTTCCCGAGAACGCCGCGTACGGCGCGAGCAAACACGGACTGCGTGCGTTGCACGACGTTCTGCGCGCCGAGCTCCACGGGACTGGGGTTCGCATCACTCTGATTTCACCCGGGCCCGTCGATACGTCGCTCTGGGACGAGATCGATCCCGATTCACGCGAGGGGTTCACGCCACGCTCGCGGATGCTCCTGCCTAACGCCGTGGCCGCGGCAGTGCTCTTTGCACTGACCCAGCCGCCCGACGTCGACATCGAGCTGATCCGGCTTTCACGCAGCTGA
- a CDS encoding 6-carboxytetrahydropterin synthase: MATVTVVRRMQFNAAHRVHNPALSEEENRALFGKCNNPNWHGHNYTLDVFVTGPVDDRTGYVIDLAKLKAIVQREVVDKVDHRNLNLEVDFMHGVIPTTENIVVGMWRAIEPHVTPGRLTRLVLWETPNNYVEYDGR, encoded by the coding sequence GTGGCCACCGTCACCGTCGTCCGCCGCATGCAATTCAACGCGGCGCATCGCGTGCACAATCCCGCGCTCTCCGAGGAAGAGAATCGCGCGCTGTTCGGGAAATGCAACAATCCGAACTGGCACGGGCACAATTATACGCTGGACGTGTTTGTCACCGGTCCTGTCGACGACCGGACGGGCTACGTCATCGACCTCGCAAAGCTCAAGGCAATTGTGCAGCGCGAGGTCGTCGACAAAGTCGATCATCGAAACCTGAATCTCGAGGTCGATTTCATGCACGGTGTCATCCCGACGACGGAGAATATTGTCGTCGGTATGTGGCGCGCGATCGAGCCCCACGTTACGCCGGGCCGCTTGACGCGCCTCGTGCTCTGGGAAACGCCGAACAACTACGTCGAGTACGACGGCCGGTGA